CATTCCATCATTCCCTATTCTCTCTGACGCAATCTTGCTCCGATCGGTTCATATCGGGCAGCGCTGCAGCTTGCTAGCTTTAAGAATCCGCACGAATATGCTTGAATGTCATCCGCAGCAAGAGATAGATGGCATATCCCCCCAAATAGGCTCCGCTCGCCAAAAAAGCTTGATTCTGAAAAATGCCGTGGATCGTCGTCATAAAGACTTGATTATCGCGCAGAATCACATAAATCCAATAGGATACGATGATACCCACTGTGTACGCGCACAATATGGCGATAACATTGTAGAAAACGGCACACCAATCAATCATCCAGCTTGTAATCAGCATGAATAGAGGAGCTATCAGTACGGCTATGATTAGAAGAAAAATCATCTTGTTCACCTCATTGTTAGCATTGACGCTTTGCCCTCTAGTAATACTTTCCACCGGTAATGACAGCCGATCGATTCGTATGATATGATGAAGCGATAAGCAAGTCGCACGGACGCTAAGACTGCGGGAGAATTCACCGGTCTACCCAATGCCGACCCGCCAAGTCCCGGCGGCTTTTTTGTTTTTTTCCTACACATCCCTGAGCCATATTAGGCAATTGCTTCTTCCGCCGTTCTGTGGCAAGATTATCGAAGTACCTAACAATGCTTGAAAGAACAGGAGCTATCTGTCTATGTCCAAACCGTTTTTCCGTTTGCTAACCGAGCTTTCTTCCCGCAAATGGATCTCACAACTGACGGGCGCATTCGCTAAATCGAAGGCAAGCCGTCTCTTCATCCCGTACTTCGCGCGTACCTATGGAATTCGCATTGAAGATGCCGAGAAGCATATCAAGGATTATGCCTCTTTGAACGACTTTTTTACCCGACGGTTGAAAACAGGTCTGCGACCGGTCGATGCTGACGTGACTCGTCTCGTAAGCCCCGTCGACGCCAAAATTACGGGCATAGGGGAAATTAAGGACGGATTGATCCTGAATGTAAAAGGTCAGGACTATACCATCGACGAGCTGCTAAATCGTTCTCCCAGGACGGTTAATTATAAGAATGGCTTTTACTTCGTGCTTTACCTTAGCCCGACGGATTATCATCGCATTCACTCGCCTGTATCGGGGGATGTGCTTGAAAAAGAGCATGTGCCCGGCAAAGTCTACCCGGTGAATGAATTCGGCCTGCGCCACATGCGCAGAGTGCTCAGCCGTAATGAAAGACTGATTACCTTCATCGGACATGAAGCCGGCGAAGTCGCGGTGGTTAAAGTCGGTGCCTTGAACGTAAGCAGCATTAAGTATGTAGATCCTCTTCCTAAGCATCTGGAACGCGGCCAGGAGCTGGCTTATTTCGAATTCGGCTCAACCGTCGTTCTGTTATTGGAGGAAGGCATGTTCAAGCCGCGCACGGATCTCGAGCTGGACAGCAAAGTAAAAATGGGAGAATCGCTCGGCCTCTTCATACACAAATAATTCGACCGGGCTCCCGAGAGGAGTAGAGACACCATGGCTGCATCATCAACAGCTGCTTCCAAGCCCGGTTCGCAAGGACTTCAGGGAGCAGGAGACGCCAAACAAACCGTTTTTAAAATTCTTTTTGCCATCAGTATTGTTCATCTGTTGAACGATTCGATTCAATCGGTCATACCTGCTATCTTTCCTATTTTAAAAAGCGAGATGGGTATCACGTATACCCAAATCGGCTGGGTACAATTTGCCATCAATTTTACCGCCTCGATCATGCAGCCCGTTGTCGGACTGTACACGGACCGTAAGCCTTCTCCGTACATACTGCCCATCGGGATGGCGTCCACCTTGATGGGCATGCTGCTGCTGGCCTTTGCACCTTCCTACTGGGTCGTGCTGCTATCTGTATGTCTGGTAGGACTAGGCTCCGCTGCTTTCCACCCGGAAGGCTCTCGGGTTGCGCATATGGCTGCGGGAGGCCGCAAAGGTCTTGCCCAATCGATTTTCCAAGTGGGCGGCAACGCCGGTCAATCGCTGGCACCGATCATGACCAAATGGATTTTCATTCCGCTTGGCCTATTCGGCTCCATCTGGTTCACAGGCGTAGCGGCGGTTGCCATCATCGTGCAGTTGTATATCGCAGGCTGGTACAAAGCTGTTCTAAAGGAAGCACCTGCCAAGGTCAAACAAGTCGTGACCCGCAGGGTAAACCCGGAGAGAAAGAAGCAGATCGTATTTGCACTTTGGGTACTAATCTTCCTTGTGTTCGTAAGATCCTGGTACGGAGCCGCGATGGGCGGGTACTTCGCCTTCTTCCTTCAGGACAAATACGGTCTGACGATTGACCGCGCTCAAGACTTTATCTTTTTATTCCTGGCTGCAGGAGCTGTCGGAACCTTCTTCGGCGGTCCGCTTGCCGACCGTTTCGGCCGACGCAATTTGATCTTCTTTTCGATGCTGGGTTCGGCGCCCTTTGCCCTTATTCTTCCTTATGTCAGCTTCACATGGGCTTATATTCTACTGGTCATTATCGGTTTCATTCTGTTATCCAGCTTCTCGGTTACCGTCGTTTATGCGCAAATGCTATTCCCTGGCAAAGTGGGAACCGTATCCGGTCTCATTACCGGCCTGGCGTTCGGGTTAGGCGGAATCGGCAGCGTTGTGCTTGGTAATCTGTGCGATACGCTGGGAACCACTCGAGTGATGGAAATATGTGCGTTCCTGCCGCTGATCGGCATCCTGACTTTCTTACTCCCTTCGGACAAGAAATTGAAGTCATGGACGGAAGACACCGCTTCTTGATCGGGTACGCAGGAAATTTTTCTTGTTCCTGGCTTTGGGATGCAAGGTGGAAAAGCTGAGGATTTAAATGTATGTTTTGATGTAAGCGGTAATGGGGCGGTTTGCGTTACGCTAACGAGAGACGATAAAGTGGCGATGGAACAAACCCATCGCTTTTTTTTATTTCGATGTACTCAGGAGATTGCGGCCATTCACGTTCAAGCTCATCCGGTTGCTTGCTCCCAAAAAGCGCCTAAATTAACCGTTACAACCTCGATAACCTCTTCCACCATCGATTCCAGCGTGCGGGAATGAACCTCCCTGCTCCACTGCATGGCCGACCCGAATATACCCCAACTGACCACAAGAGCCGTAGCTTCTAGCTTTTCTTGCGGGTCGCTCTGTTTCGACCCCGATTTTAGCCAATGGAGCAGGAGACGATACAATTCCTTTTGCATGGCGTTCTCCAACATCGGCTCAAATTGCTTGTCGCCCAGCGAGAGGTACTGTCGAAATCGTACTAGAAATTGAAAGACGGTCTGAACAAGGGCATACAGATTGTCCGGACTGAAGGCAGCATCATCCGGCAGTCTTTTTTTGAGAATGAGTTGAAACTTCTCCGTCATCCAATAAGCGAGAAAAGCGAATTTGTCTTCAAAATGGGCATAGAAGGTTGCCCGGTTGACGGCCGCTCGATTTGCAATGTCGTGAACAGAAATGGAATAGATGTTTCTCTTTTCGTCGAGCAGATCGTTAAACGCTTGAATAAACAACTGGCGGGTTCTCTTTACACGGGGATCGTTTGGATTTACCGGCATGCTGCACCACGCTTTCTTCGGATTTCAAAAACAAACAAAACGGCGATTGTGTCGGGAACGCAACGAAACCAGCCTTTTGCTGATTGTTGACCGGGCTCCAACCCCTTATCTTTTACTTATGCGATTATATGGTTACACAAATCCGTATAGTTAGCAAACTTTTTACAAAAAAAGAAAGGGTGAGAGTAGCATGATTATCGTTACTGGAGCGAATGGGAAGTTAGGCAGGGGCGTGGTCGAGCAGCTGCTTAAGCTCATCCCGGCCGAGCAGATTGGTATCAGTGTTCGGGATGTGAGCCAGGCGCAGGATTTAAAGGAGCGCGGCGTACGTGTTCGTCATGGCGATTTCGCCCAGGCGGAGAGCTTGCTGAATGCTTTTGAAGGGGCGTCACAGGTTCTCCTTGTTTCAACCGGTACTTTGGGGGATGCGGGAATCCGTCAGCACCAAACCGCGATTGACACAGCAAAGAAATCTGGTGCCGGACGGGTACTATACACAAGTCATATGGGCTCTTCTATAATGTCGTATTTTCCGCCTATGGTTCACCATGCAGCGACAGAAGATTTGCTTAAAAAATCGGGTGTACGCCACACGTCCCTTCGCAACGGTTTTTACGCCTCCTCATTGGTTGGATTAATAGGTGATGCCGTCAAAACGGGCGAGTTGATTGTTCCCGAGGACGGCCCGATTGCCTGGACAACGCACTCGGATTTGGCCCAAGCTATCGCGGTGATCTTAACCGAGAAGAACTGGGATGGTCCATCTCCGAATCTAACTGCCTCTGAAGCGTTTGACATGGAGGGGATTGCGGCGATGGTATCGGATATCGTTGGCCGGCCGATCTATCGAAAGGTCGTAAAGGACGAAGCGTATCGGGCGTATCTGACTGCACAAGGTTTTCCGGAAGTACGCATTGCAATCATTTTGGGTTTATTTCGTGCCAGCCGAAACGGGGACTTCACGCAAACTAGTAACGCTTTAGCTGACCTGATTGGGCGACCTGCGTTGACGCTAAGAGATTTCTTCAAAGAGTCTTTATCTCTATAGACATGCTTGCCGTTACAGACAGCGCGGTGAACCGTACCATAAATGAAAGGTGAGGTCATTACGCTAAACGGAGAACATTAGTTTAACAACAATGCATGCTGCCACATCGTTAATGGCAGCATGCATTGTTAAATTCGGCAACTCACTCCCGCTTTATCTGCAGTCTGAACCGAGGTCGTCATGACCTCGGTTTTTATACTTTAAGCTGTAATCCCCTGCTTCAGTCTGCATAAGGGGACGAACCCCGGTGCTCGGCCCTCAACAAGCCGTAGATTTCCAAATCCACAATCCCTTTACCTGACCACAAAGCGGCTTGCCTAAGTAAGCCCTCCCGCGTAAACCCGTTCTTCAGCAGCACCCTCTTGGAGCTTTCATTGGCTGGCATCACTTCCGCTTGTATACGGTTGACCCCAACCTTTTCAAATAAATAGTCCACCATCATGCTGAGCGCCTCGGTTGCGATTCCTTTTCTCCAGCTCTCCTCAGCCAAAAAATAGCCTGCTGTCACCATGCTCACCGTCTGGCTAAAAGCCATGACTTCCGTGATACCGACCAGCCGCTCGGCTTCCTCCTGCTCGAAGATCCCCCACTTCACTCTGCTGCGCTTCATATAATCCCGTTCGAAATGCCCGATCATTTTACGAATGACGTCCAGCTTGTATTTCGGAAGGATTCCGCAGTACTCGAATACATGATCGTTACTGTAGATGCCAAGCAATTGCTCAGCGTGCCGGTCCTCTACTTTTTTCAATATAAGCCGGTCCGATTCCAGAACCGGAAATGTCCCGAAAACAGCCTCTACATTCATCTCGCACTCCCCCATTTTCCAAGTTTACCCACCAAAGGTATTTCCATTATAGCTTGTCTGGGCAAAAAAATAAGCAGTCCGGCCAAATGCTTCCGATGATCTCAGAAAGCATTTGCCAAACTGCTTGTATCTGCTGCCAGTACTTACTCCTGGCCCGTTTCCTGCTGTTCTCTCGCACTTCTGCGTCTGGCCACACCAGACTCATAAGCCGCTTCCATCACGGCTTCACGAACCTTTTCCACGACAGACTGATTGAACACACTTGGAATGATATAATATTCATTTAATTCATCGTCACTCACAACCGAGGCGATCGCTTTTGCTGCAGCCAACTTCATATCCTGGGTAATACGGGAGGCGCGGCAATCGAGCACCCCTCTAAACATCCCCGGAAAGCAGAGCACGTTATTGATCTGATTCGGATAATCCGATCTTCCAGTCGCCATAACCCGCACATAAGGCTCAGCTTCCTCAGGCGTGATCTCCGGTGTCGGATTCGCCATCGCAAACACGATCGGCTGATCCGCCATCTTTTTCACATCTTCCACTTTCAAAACGCCGGGGCCGGATAGACCTATAAAAATGTCCGCTCCTTCGATGACATCGGTTAAACGGCCTGATTGCCGATTAGGGTTCGTATGCGCCGCGTACCATTCCCACATGGGATTACTGTAGCTCTCACCTTGGACGATGGCTCCCTGCCGGTCAACGCCGACTACATTCGTCACTCCGGCAGCCAGAAGCATTTTGGTGCAAGCAATGCCCGCGGCCCCAATACCGGTTACAACCACCTTACAATTCTCTAGCTGCTTGCCGATCAGCTTGACGGCATTCAGCAGACCTGCCAAGAGTACGACAGCCGTTCCATGCTGGTCATCGTGAAAGACAGGAATATCCAGCTCCTCGATCAGCCTGTCCTCAATTTCAAAGCATCTAGGTGACGCAATATCCTCCAGATTAATACCTCCAAAGGCAGGTGCAATCGCCTTGACCGTGCGAATGATTTCCTCGGTATCCTGAGTATCCAGACAGATGGGAAACGCATCGACGCCGGCCATCTGCTTGAAAAGCATCGCTTTCCCCTCCATCACCGGCATAGCTGCTTCAGGTCCAATATTACCCAGTCCGAGAACCGCCGTTCCATCCGACACGACAGCGACCGTATTGCGTTTGATTGTCAGAGAGTATGCCTTTGCCGGATCTTCATGAATGGCCATACAGACGCGGGCAACCCCCGGCGTGTATACACGGGAAAGATCATCCCGGTTCTTGATCGGCATTTTGGGATTCATTTCAATCTTGCCGCCCAGATGCATCAGGAACGTCTGATCGGATACATTGATGACGCGGACTCCCGGAAGGCTGTCCAAAGCTTTCATAATCGAGTCCGTTTGCTGAGGATCGCTCACCTTCACGGTAATGTCGCGCGTCGTCGTCAGTTTGCTTGCGCGGGTGACGTCAATGGCGATGATATCGCCTCCCGCATCCCCGATTGCAGTCGCGATCTGTCCGAACGTAATCAGCGTCTTCTGAATCTCCAGACGTACAATGATACTTGTTCCTCCACCATTTAAGCCTGCCATAATCGGATCACTCACTCCCGTGGAAAATTTAATTGACCACCGTCTCATCAAGCATAGCATAAGTTGTCATTGGAACAAAAATTTCGCTTCTCACTTGGACAAAGGCAGACAAATCCTGCAGTAAAGGAGCCGTCTCCTATCACACAACATCATGAAAAATCCGCTTGCAGCCGATCCCCTGCCTGCTTCATGCGCGACACCCCGAGCTGCATCTCTCCCTCGGTGAGATGCGCAAACCCCAGACATGCCCCGGCCAGGCCTGGGGGCATGCCATAGCGGTCGGCGTCGCTCCACGTGACGCCGGCCTCCCTGCAGGCGGCTGCATAGGCGGCATAGGTGCGGGCATCGCCCCGCCACCAGCCAAACAGATGCAGCCCCGCATCGCTCTCCACCCACTCGAATAGGGTGGAGAGCTGCTCCTGCAGCAGCGTTTGCAGCTGCAGGAACTTGCCCGCGTACACCCGCCGCATGCGACGCAGGTGACGCTCATACCCGCCGCTCGCCATGAAGGCGGCGAGCGCCCGCTGCTCGAGCAGCCCCGACGGGTGCGGCTCGAACAGCCGCTTCGCGGCTGCAAAAGCGCCGTGCAGCGAGTCCGGCAGCACGGCATAACCGATGCGCAGGTGCTGCGGCATCGTTTTGGAGAAGGTGCCGAGGTAGACGACTCGGCCCTCCCGATCCAGCACCTGGAGCGGCTCCATCGGCCGCCCGCGGTGCCTGAACTCGCTGTCATAGTCGTCTTCGACGATGACAGCTCCACGCTCCGCCGCCCAGCGCAGCAGCTGCTGGCGGCGGTCCAGGTCCAGCACCGCCCCCGTAGGGAACTGGCGGCTGGGCGTCACAAACAGCAGCCGGCTGTCCCACGGCTGCGGCACGACCCCGTGCCCGTCCACCTGGACGGGCACAGGCACACCGCCGGCCGCTTCAATGGCGCGGCCGATCCCCGGATAGCCCGGTCGCTCCACGATGACCGGGTCCCCCGGCTCCACCAGCAGCTGCGCTAGCAGCGCAATGGCCTGCATGGAGCCGTTCACGATCACGATGCGCTCGGCAGACGCATCGATGCCACGCACGCGCCGCAGATGCTGTGCAATCGCTTCCCGCAGCGCCGGATGTCCCTCCGCCGCAAATTCATCCTCCAGCGGAAATACGGCCATCCGCCTGACCTGCTCATACAGACAGCGATTCCACAGCTCGCTGGGAAAATGCTCATGATCCGGCTGACCGAGTTCAAAGGAGATCAGCTTCCCTGCAGCTTCTGCCTGCTCTTTCCGATATCTCCGAATACCGGCTCCACGATCATCAGAGTTAGCTAGTAAGCGATTTGCCCAATTTGAAAGAACCACCGGTTCGCCTGCATCTTCCTTGTATTCCCGTTTGTCCGCCCTGTAAGCCACATACGTCCCTTTTCCCCTAAGCGCTTGCAAATATCCTTCAGCCAATAGCATATCGTACACCTGATTGACCGTACCGCGAGAAATACCGTACATCGCAGCCAACTCTCTGCTTGATGGGAGCTTTACGTCTTTCTCCAAGACCCCCCGGACGATCTCATCCCGCAGCGCATGGTACAAGGCTGCATATTTGCCGGGATACTTAGCTTGATAGGTTGCAAGAGGAAGATGAAAATCCATGAGCACGACTCCTTTCTTTCTGCTACTAATTTCGCGCCCTAGCCTCTTACTCCTTTTCAACTTAAAAAAGAGAACGTCCACCCGAGCTGCTCCGGGAACGTTCTCCTCTTTGCTTTCCCTCTTACACCATCTTCTTGCGAATGCGGCGAATGTAATGATCGGTATGGCAAATGAACTTACACTTTTTCATATATTTGGCCGTGCTTGTTTTTTGAGTATGAGAGGAGATGTCTCTTCTGCGAATACATACATAATTATACCTCGACACGGTGTACAGCTTGAATCCCGCCTTCCGACTCATTCTCAGGAATTGAGCGTCGCTGCCGCTGACCCGGCTCTGAGAGAATTTAATGCGGTCCCATACCCTTTTCTTAAATACCAGCGTTCCGCCCTTCATATGCTTGGTAAATCTATTTTCATCACGAGGCCGGAGAACCATAAGCGATTTGCTTTCTTCAAAATAAATGAAGCTGGCGCTCTTGCCTACAATGTCCGCATGTGTCCTTTTCATCGCTTCCACCGACTCGATCAAATAATGAGGAGCATAATAATCATCGTCATCAAACTTGGCAATGACATCATACTTGGCCCGCTTGATCGCAAAGTTAAGGCACTTCCCTAACTTGTACGATTGCGGAACTTTATACACCCGTACGTTGCTGTATTCCTTCGCTTTGTTTCTCCAAACCTCCAGATTCATGTCATCACGGTTCAGAATCACGATCATTTCTTTGTTCACATGCTTTTGACGGGCATAATTCCGAAATAGATTCTCCATGAAGGCCGGCCTCATCGTACATGCAATAATCGTAACCATTCCTTATATCTCCTCCCGCAGCCTGATTATATACCCAGCTTTCTTTTACGCTTCATCCACTCGGAATCCGTTTCAACTTGATAGAGCTTGTCGCTCAGAATTTTCCTGTATAATTTCAAAAAGCCATCGGTCATCGTTTTATCGGTAAAGTGCTTTTTCACATAATCCCTGCAAACCTTTGGTGGCGGAAAATCAGCCCCTGACTTCACTTTATCGATCATCTCTTTGGTGCTGGAGCACATCAATTGAGGGAATCCCTTCATGACCTCGGGAGCGGAACCATACGTGAAAGTGAGCACCGGAGTCCCGCAGGCCAGAGCTTCGATTTGCACAAGTCCGAAAGGCTCATTCCACACGGATGGAAACAGCACGCAATAAGCCTTGGAGAGTAAATCCTGTTTAACCTGCCCCCCTACACTGCCCACATAAACAATCCGGTCGCTGAGCAGCGGTTTTATCTCTTTTTGAAAATATCGGGTTTCCTCCTTATTCCGGTACGGTCCGGCTATAAGCAGCCTTCTTCCGGTCTTCTTCGCTACCTCAATCGCATGATGCACACCTTTATCTGGTGACATTCTTCCGATAAACAGCAGATAATCGTCCTTTTTCTCCGAATAGCTGTAGTCTTTAACGCGAATGCCGTTATGAACGTAGAATCCTTTCCCTTTCCCTACCGAATTCAAAATAGTCTTACTTACATAGACTGCGATTTTCCCCTTCGGCGTTTTTTTCCAATGCGAGTTTCGAATCGTAGGAATGGGAGGATTAGCTTCAGATGCTACTCCATTATGATCATGAATAATATCTACACCGGGCGGCATATGGCGGATAATAAAATCCAGCTGCTCCTGCTTATCGTCGCTTGGGAATTCGAACGTTTTCGCACTTGATTTCGAGCCTTTTTTCGCAAATAAAATGACTTCATGGCCGCGTCTTATGAGCTCCTCGGTCAAGTAATAAATATCTCGCTCCGTTCCCCCATAATCGACGGGAGGCACAGGAAGGCTGTTTTTTGAAATCTGCACAATCTTTAATTTTTCTCTCTTATTTCCCAAGAAATAACACGTCCTCTCTATGGCTGACCGCAAAGCGAATCAACTTCATGGAAGCGCCATTTCTTGTAAGATATGTACGTTTCGGCAGCATCGGAACGGCTATTATATAGGTGAATCCGCCCCATAAACAGAAGTTTCATAGACTTGTAACCACTGC
This genomic window from Paenibacillus hexagrammi contains:
- a CDS encoding glycosyltransferase family 4 protein, whose product is MGNKREKLKIVQISKNSLPVPPVDYGGTERDIYYLTEELIRRGHEVILFAKKGSKSSAKTFEFPSDDKQEQLDFIIRHMPPGVDIIHDHNGVASEANPPIPTIRNSHWKKTPKGKIAVYVSKTILNSVGKGKGFYVHNGIRVKDYSYSEKKDDYLLFIGRMSPDKGVHHAIEVAKKTGRRLLIAGPYRNKEETRYFQKEIKPLLSDRIVYVGSVGGQVKQDLLSKAYCVLFPSVWNEPFGLVQIEALACGTPVLTFTYGSAPEVMKGFPQLMCSSTKEMIDKVKSGADFPPPKVCRDYVKKHFTDKTMTDGFLKLYRKILSDKLYQVETDSEWMKRKRKLGI
- a CDS encoding MFS transporter → MAASSTAASKPGSQGLQGAGDAKQTVFKILFAISIVHLLNDSIQSVIPAIFPILKSEMGITYTQIGWVQFAINFTASIMQPVVGLYTDRKPSPYILPIGMASTLMGMLLLAFAPSYWVVLLSVCLVGLGSAAFHPEGSRVAHMAAGGRKGLAQSIFQVGGNAGQSLAPIMTKWIFIPLGLFGSIWFTGVAAVAIIVQLYIAGWYKAVLKEAPAKVKQVVTRRVNPERKKQIVFALWVLIFLVFVRSWYGAAMGGYFAFFLQDKYGLTIDRAQDFIFLFLAAGAVGTFFGGPLADRFGRRNLIFFSMLGSAPFALILPYVSFTWAYILLVIIGFILLSSFSVTVVYAQMLFPGKVGTVSGLITGLAFGLGGIGSVVLGNLCDTLGTTRVMEICAFLPLIGILTFLLPSDKKLKSWTEDTAS
- a CDS encoding GNAT family N-acetyltransferase, encoding MNVEAVFGTFPVLESDRLILKKVEDRHAEQLLGIYSNDHVFEYCGILPKYKLDVIRKMIGHFERDYMKRSRVKWGIFEQEEAERLVGITEVMAFSQTVSMVTAGYFLAEESWRKGIATEALSMMVDYLFEKVGVNRIQAEVMPANESSKRVLLKNGFTREGLLRQAALWSGKGIVDLEIYGLLRAEHRGSSPYAD
- a CDS encoding SDR family oxidoreductase; protein product: MIIVTGANGKLGRGVVEQLLKLIPAEQIGISVRDVSQAQDLKERGVRVRHGDFAQAESLLNAFEGASQVLLVSTGTLGDAGIRQHQTAIDTAKKSGAGRVLYTSHMGSSIMSYFPPMVHHAATEDLLKKSGVRHTSLRNGFYASSLVGLIGDAVKTGELIVPEDGPIAWTTHSDLAQAIAVILTEKNWDGPSPNLTASEAFDMEGIAAMVSDIVGRPIYRKVVKDEAYRAYLTAQGFPEVRIAIILGLFRASRNGDFTQTSNALADLIGRPALTLRDFFKESLSL
- a CDS encoding NAD-dependent malic enzyme, producing the protein MAGLNGGGTSIIVRLEIQKTLITFGQIATAIGDAGGDIIAIDVTRASKLTTTRDITVKVSDPQQTDSIMKALDSLPGVRVINVSDQTFLMHLGGKIEMNPKMPIKNRDDLSRVYTPGVARVCMAIHEDPAKAYSLTIKRNTVAVVSDGTAVLGLGNIGPEAAMPVMEGKAMLFKQMAGVDAFPICLDTQDTEEIIRTVKAIAPAFGGINLEDIASPRCFEIEDRLIEELDIPVFHDDQHGTAVVLLAGLLNAVKLIGKQLENCKVVVTGIGAAGIACTKMLLAAGVTNVVGVDRQGAIVQGESYSNPMWEWYAAHTNPNRQSGRLTDVIEGADIFIGLSGPGVLKVEDVKKMADQPIVFAMANPTPEITPEEAEPYVRVMATGRSDYPNQINNVLCFPGMFRGVLDCRASRITQDMKLAAAKAIASVVSDDELNEYYIIPSVFNQSVVEKVREAVMEAAYESGVARRRSAREQQETGQE
- a CDS encoding transposase, with the translated sequence MIFLLIIAVLIAPLFMLITSWMIDWCAVFYNVIAILCAYTVGIIVSYWIYVILRDNQVFMTTIHGIFQNQAFLASGAYLGGYAIYLLLRMTFKHIRADS
- a CDS encoding glycosyltransferase family 2 protein, with protein sequence MVTIIACTMRPAFMENLFRNYARQKHVNKEMIVILNRDDMNLEVWRNKAKEYSNVRVYKVPQSYKLGKCLNFAIKRAKYDVIAKFDDDDYYAPHYLIESVEAMKRTHADIVGKSASFIYFEESKSLMVLRPRDENRFTKHMKGGTLVFKKRVWDRIKFSQSRVSGSDAQFLRMSRKAGFKLYTVSRYNYVCIRRRDISSHTQKTSTAKYMKKCKFICHTDHYIRRIRKKMV
- the pdxR gene encoding MocR-like pyridoxine biosynthesis transcription factor PdxR; protein product: MDFHLPLATYQAKYPGKYAALYHALRDEIVRGVLEKDVKLPSSRELAAMYGISRGTVNQVYDMLLAEGYLQALRGKGTYVAYRADKREYKEDAGEPVVLSNWANRLLANSDDRGAGIRRYRKEQAEAAGKLISFELGQPDHEHFPSELWNRCLYEQVRRMAVFPLEDEFAAEGHPALREAIAQHLRRVRGIDASAERIVIVNGSMQAIALLAQLLVEPGDPVIVERPGYPGIGRAIEAAGGVPVPVQVDGHGVVPQPWDSRLLFVTPSRQFPTGAVLDLDRRQQLLRWAAERGAVIVEDDYDSEFRHRGRPMEPLQVLDREGRVVYLGTFSKTMPQHLRIGYAVLPDSLHGAFAAAKRLFEPHPSGLLEQRALAAFMASGGYERHLRRMRRVYAGKFLQLQTLLQEQLSTLFEWVESDAGLHLFGWWRGDARTYAAYAAACREAGVTWSDADRYGMPPGLAGACLGFAHLTEGEMQLGVSRMKQAGDRLQADFS
- the asd gene encoding archaetidylserine decarboxylase (Phosphatidylserine decarboxylase is synthesized as a single chain precursor. Generation of the pyruvoyl active site from a Ser is coupled to cleavage of a Gly-Ser bond between the larger (beta) and smaller (alpha chains). It is an integral membrane protein.) gives rise to the protein MSKPFFRLLTELSSRKWISQLTGAFAKSKASRLFIPYFARTYGIRIEDAEKHIKDYASLNDFFTRRLKTGLRPVDADVTRLVSPVDAKITGIGEIKDGLILNVKGQDYTIDELLNRSPRTVNYKNGFYFVLYLSPTDYHRIHSPVSGDVLEKEHVPGKVYPVNEFGLRHMRRVLSRNERLITFIGHEAGEVAVVKVGALNVSSIKYVDPLPKHLERGQELAYFEFGSTVVLLLEEGMFKPRTDLELDSKVKMGESLGLFIHK
- a CDS encoding TetR/AcrR family transcriptional regulator; amino-acid sequence: MFIQAFNDLLDEKRNIYSISVHDIANRAAVNRATFYAHFEDKFAFLAYWMTEKFQLILKKRLPDDAAFSPDNLYALVQTVFQFLVRFRQYLSLGDKQFEPMLENAMQKELYRLLLHWLKSGSKQSDPQEKLEATALVVSWGIFGSAMQWSREVHSRTLESMVEEVIEVVTVNLGAFWEQATG